Part of the Propionimicrobium sp. PCR01-08-3 genome, CAGCTCCAGATCGGTGCGGTCGAGCACATATGATTCGACCCTGCGCTCCAGCCCGTCAAAGGTGGGATTCGTGCCGACGCTGATGGCCGCCGGCAGACGCAATGCCGACGGCTCATCGAGCCTGCGCAACCAGCCCGCATAGACGCCGTCCGCAGGGGTCGCCAGGTCGGCAGCGATCGGAAGGTTCGCGGTCGGGAATCCGAGCTCCCGGCCGCGCTGATCCCCCACGACCACAACCCCGCTCACCCGGAAGAGACGACCGAGATGCCGCGCCGCGACGTCGACTCTGCCGTCCGCCAATGCCTGACGCACGAACGACGAGCAGGTTCGCTCCGAGTCGACGCCGACCAAATGAATGACGTCCACATCGAAGCGGTCGCCCGCGATCTCACGCATCATTTCGGGCGTGCCGGCGGCGCGGGCACCGAAGGTGAAGTTCTTGCCGACCACGACGACCGCCGGGTTCAGTGGGCCAAGGATCGTATCGACAAATCTCTCTGGCGACCACGAGGCCACATCCCGGTTGAATTGCACCACCCGTACCTCGTCGGCGCCGTAGTTGCGCAACAGGTTGATCCGATCCGCGAGTGGGGTCAGCAGCTTCGGCGCCTTCCCCGGAGTCAGCACGCGGAGCGGATGAGGCCAGAACGTCACCACGATCACCGGCAGCGGCTCGCGCTCGGTGCCCAGCTCGCGGGCGTGGCGCCGAGCGGTCTCCAGAAGCTTTTGATGTCCGGTATGCACACCATCGAAATTCCCGATGGCTACCACACTTTGCTGCATTCTGGCTCCCGCTCGTCGTTCGGCCCAGGCGGGCGCCCGGGCCGCGATCCAGCCTAATGCCTGGACGATAGACAGCAGAACTCACCTCGGCTACCGCACTCACCTGCGGAATGACCCATGAGACGTCGGCAACCTGGCCAGAACACCGCACGCAGTGTGGCGCACCGGTGCGAACGCATTTGCAATGTGAGTTGACTGCCGCACCGAATGATGGTGTTGCGAGAGCATTGCTCGTGTCCCTCGCCATCAACCACAGAATCTACGCCCGTTCTCCGGTGTCAGCGATAGCTTTGCTCGGCTCTTTGGGCGTCGATAGAGTGACTGAATGTGGAATTGATCGTCTCGTCAGCCATGATCTTCATCCTGATCATGGATCCCTTCGGCAACGTGCCGCTCTTTCTCACCGCGCTGGCCAATACCGACCCCGAGCGCCGCAAGCGCGTCATCGTCCGCGAGCTGCTCATCGCTCTGGTGATCAT contains:
- a CDS encoding bifunctional riboflavin kinase/FAD synthetase, coding for MQQSVVAIGNFDGVHTGHQKLLETARRHARELGTEREPLPVIVVTFWPHPLRVLTPGKAPKLLTPLADRINLLRNYGADEVRVVQFNRDVASWSPERFVDTILGPLNPAVVVVGKNFTFGARAAGTPEMMREIAGDRFDVDVIHLVGVDSERTCSSFVRQALADGRVDVAARHLGRLFRVSGVVVVGDQRGRELGFPTANLPIAADLATPADGVYAGWLRRLDEPSALRLPAAISVGTNPTFDGLERRVESYVLDRTDLELYGIEISVEFVKQLRGQVRFLSVDELIEQMSKDVAATRNILGAD